One window of the Zea mays cultivar B73 chromosome 3, Zm-B73-REFERENCE-NAM-5.0, whole genome shotgun sequence genome contains the following:
- the LOC100272306 gene encoding uncharacterized LOC100272306 translates to MPDPTWTSYLIAGDDGTKREDGDEKVGSISKDLAALRRQLGRSWRRYAEVAVHLLLPDGYPHSVSSDYLNYSLWRGVQGVASQISGVLSTQALLYAVGLGKGAIPTAAAVNWVLKDGLGYLSKIMLSKFGRHFDVNPKGWRLFADFLENMAYGLEILTPVFPHLFVPIGAAAGAGRSAASLIQSATRSCFYAGFAVQRNFAEVIAKGEAQGMVSKFVGIGLGIALANHIGSSVPLALISFAGITAVHMYCNLKSYQSIQLRTLNPYRASLVFSEYLLSGQVPSVKEVNDEEPLFFNLSLGASRQSKILSAEAKDAADRICRRLQMGSKLSEIIESKEDACALFDLYKNEQYLLMDYKGKFCIVLKEGSSPEDMLKSLFHVNYLYWLERYMGFKPSNVASECRPGGRLEVSLDYAQREFSHVKHDGSDGGWVMDGLIARPLPVRIRIGDGTS, encoded by the exons ATGCCGGACCCAACCTGGACCTCCTATCTCATTGCTGGGGACGACGGAACAAAGCGGGAGGACGGGGATGAAAAGGTTGGAAGCATCTCTAAGGACCTGGCCGCCCTACGGAGGCAGCTGGGGCGGTCGTGGCGGCGGTACGCCGAAGTTGCTGTTCATCTGTTACTCCCTGACGGATACCCTCATAGTGTCAGCAGCGACTACCTTAACTACTCGCTCTGGCGCGGCGTACAGGGTGTGGCGAGCCAGATCAGCGGGGTGCTTTCCACACAG GCTCTGCTCTATGCGGTTGGGTTAGGGAAAGGAGCGATACCCACTGCTGCTGCGGTGAATTGGGTGCTGAAAGATGGCCTCGGGTACCTTAGCAAGATCATGTTGTCCAAATTCGGACGCCATTTTGATGTTAACCCCAAAGGGTGGCGACTATTTGCTGATTTTCTGGAGAATATGGCTTATGGGCTGGAGATTCTGACTCCAGTGTTCCCTCACCTGTTTGTTCCAATTGGGGCGGCTGCTGGTGCTGGCCGCTCAGCAGCTTCTTTGATACAG TCTGCCACCAGAAGTTGCTTTTACGCTGGATTTGCAGTACAAAGAAACTTTGCTGAG GTTATTGCAAAGGGTGAAGCGCAAGGAATGGTTAGCAAATTTGTTGGCATAGGGCTTGGCATTGCATTGGCTAATCACATTGGCTCATCTGTACCATTAGCTCTTATTTCGTTTGCTGGAATTACTGCAGTTCACATGTATTGCAACCTCAAGTCATATCAATCGATTCAGCTGAGAACACTGAATCCTTACCGCGCAA GCTTGgtgtttagtgaatatttgttaaGTGGACAAGTTCCATCGGTCAAAGAAGTTAATGATGAAGAACCTCTTTTCTTCAATTTGTCACTTGGTGCTTCACGTCAA AGTAAGATTTTGTCAGCGGAAGCAAAAGATGCTGCAGATAGAATATGCCGGCGGTTACAAATGGGTTCTAAGCTTAGTGAGATAATTGAGAGTAAAGAAGATGCTTGTGCATTGTTTGATCTTTACAAAAATGAGCAATATCTGCTTATGGATTACAAAGGAAAATTTTGT ATTGTACTTAAAGAGGGATCTTCTCCCGAAGACATGCTCAAATCTTTGTTCCATGTTAACTATCTATATTGGTTGGAAAGGTATATGGGTTTCAAACCAAGTAATGTTGCTTCAGAATGTAGACCTGGTGGAAGGCTTGAAGTATCCCTGGATTATGCGCAGAGGGAATTCAGCCATGTCAAACATGATGGTTCTGATGGTGGCTGGGTTATGGATGGTCTGATTGCAAGGCCCTTGCCCGTTAGAATACGAATAGGAGATGGTACTTCTTAG